A stretch of Spirosoma oryzicola DNA encodes these proteins:
- a CDS encoding glycoside hydrolase family 18 protein gives MKNRISVLPLSILALLFVSHLQLVLAQSTTSSKPYVIIGYISGNGWTKSQIEAQKLTHINYAFAVPAANGELAPLNAKDVENLAALNTLKADNKELKILISIGGWGGCKYFSDAALTDASRRKFANSAVDLLKKHKLDGVDIDWEYPAQIGDNNIFRPEDKQNYTLLFKALRERLDQQGKQDKRTGTNHYLLTTATGVDTAFVNHTELGKAQKYLDYVNIMTYDIYHGNDKITGHHSNLYQSKKGNQSRNSSADGVDGHIKAGVPANKIVLGIPFYGRGWADVNPQDNGLYQPATGKHYFISHDELADKYIGKNGFVRYWDADAQAPYLWNPSSRMFISYADEESFKHKIDYVKSKHLAGVMFWEYIYDLQQQKLLNSLVNGLAQ, from the coding sequence ATGAAAAATCGAATTAGCGTCCTTCCTCTTAGTATTCTTGCTCTACTCTTCGTCAGCCACCTGCAACTCGTATTGGCTCAGTCCACCACTTCGTCAAAACCCTACGTTATCATTGGTTACATTAGTGGCAACGGCTGGACAAAGAGCCAGATCGAAGCCCAGAAACTTACCCATATCAATTACGCATTTGCGGTTCCAGCGGCCAACGGCGAACTAGCTCCGCTCAATGCCAAAGATGTAGAAAACCTCGCAGCCCTAAACACGCTGAAAGCAGATAACAAAGAACTGAAAATCCTGATTTCAATCGGTGGCTGGGGCGGTTGTAAATACTTCTCCGATGCAGCATTGACCGACGCATCGCGCCGGAAATTTGCCAATAGCGCGGTCGATTTATTGAAGAAGCATAAACTCGATGGCGTTGACATTGACTGGGAATATCCGGCTCAGATAGGCGACAACAATATCTTCCGGCCTGAAGACAAACAAAACTATACGCTGCTGTTCAAAGCCCTGCGTGAGCGTCTCGACCAGCAAGGCAAACAGGACAAGCGGACAGGGACTAACCATTACCTGCTGACCACGGCCACGGGTGTAGACACGGCATTTGTTAATCATACCGAGCTAGGAAAGGCGCAGAAATACCTGGATTATGTCAATATCATGACCTACGATATTTACCACGGTAATGACAAGATAACCGGTCACCACAGCAATCTGTACCAGTCCAAAAAAGGAAACCAGTCGCGGAATAGCTCTGCCGATGGTGTTGACGGACACATCAAAGCGGGTGTTCCGGCCAATAAAATTGTCCTGGGCATTCCGTTTTATGGTCGTGGCTGGGCCGATGTTAACCCGCAGGACAACGGCCTTTACCAGCCAGCAACGGGCAAGCACTATTTTATCAGCCATGACGAACTAGCCGATAAGTACATTGGCAAAAACGGATTTGTTCGTTACTGGGATGCTGACGCTCAGGCACCGTACCTATGGAATCCATCGTCGCGGATGTTTATTTCTTACGCCGACGAAGAGTCGTTCAAGCATAAGATTGACTACGTTAAGTCGAAGCATCTGGCGGGCGTGATGTTCTGGGAATACATCTACGATCTTCAGCAACAGAAGCTGCTAAACAGTTTGGTTAACGGACTGGCTCAGTAG
- a CDS encoding PQQ-binding-like beta-propeller repeat protein — protein MSRLIAALTAFCISLLATTLTGTRFVLEPVPDTDWAEYNGDGARSHYSALSQINTQNVNQLRIAWTYASGGADTLLNRTQMQCNPIVVGGVLYGVSAGTQAFALDAATGQERWKTSLDDNAGTTSRGVTYWTEGKEKRIFFGAGKWLYALDAHTGKPIETFGKQGRIDLGKGLERPGADKYVLSNTPNTIYKNLIIVGVRVAESETALLGDIRAYDARTGQLVWTFHTIPQRGEFGYDTWSPRPARQHVGGANAWAGMAIDRQRGIVYVPTGSAAYDFYGGNRKGNNLFANCLLALDASTGKRLWHYQLVHHDVWDRDPPAPPNLLSIVQNGKRIDAVAQITKQGYVFVFDRVTGKPLYPIHEQVVPGEVVVGEQVSVTQPIPTKPYFTRQSFTEKDFNPFVANRDSLVNVLQRANTGWAYIPIIDKMTVFFPGTDGGAQWGGAATDRQGILYVPAKEIPVYTSLIRREQPARGVALTGASLYRLHCAACHGTDRRGNHDGSYPSLIMVNKRLSDAQINQVLLKGRAMMPSFSHLPDAERKAIIDFLTDKVKQSTVSSTQKTGVPYQHTGYNRWYDANGYPVSTPPWGTLTAIDLNTGERRWQVPLGEYPALTKRGIPITGTDNYGGPLVTAGDLVFIAASRDEQFRAFDRTTGKQLWQVQLPAAGYASPSTYAVNGRQYVVIACGGGKLNTKSGDNYVSFALP, from the coding sequence ATGTCCAGGCTGATTGCTGCCCTAACGGCGTTTTGTATCTCCTTATTGGCGACCACCCTTACCGGGACTCGATTTGTTCTGGAACCTGTGCCGGACACCGATTGGGCAGAATACAATGGTGATGGCGCTCGTAGCCACTACTCTGCGCTTTCGCAGATCAACACACAGAACGTCAATCAGCTACGCATAGCTTGGACGTACGCATCCGGTGGCGCCGATACGTTGTTGAATCGTACTCAGATGCAATGCAACCCGATTGTCGTTGGTGGTGTGCTGTATGGTGTTTCGGCGGGGACGCAGGCCTTTGCCCTTGATGCCGCCACTGGGCAGGAGCGTTGGAAAACAAGCCTTGATGATAACGCTGGAACGACAAGCCGGGGTGTAACTTACTGGACTGAGGGTAAAGAAAAACGCATTTTCTTTGGTGCCGGGAAGTGGCTTTATGCACTGGATGCGCATACAGGTAAACCGATAGAAACATTTGGCAAACAGGGGCGTATCGATCTGGGAAAAGGTTTGGAACGACCCGGTGCGGATAAGTACGTGCTATCCAATACACCCAACACGATCTATAAAAATCTGATTATCGTTGGCGTGCGTGTGGCCGAAAGTGAAACGGCCTTGCTAGGCGACATTCGCGCATACGATGCTCGAACAGGGCAACTTGTCTGGACCTTCCACACGATTCCGCAGCGTGGTGAATTTGGATACGATACCTGGTCACCACGACCCGCCCGGCAGCATGTTGGTGGGGCCAACGCCTGGGCTGGAATGGCTATTGACCGTCAGCGGGGCATTGTGTACGTACCGACCGGTTCGGCAGCTTACGATTTTTACGGCGGCAATCGAAAAGGAAATAACCTGTTTGCCAATTGCTTACTGGCCCTAGACGCCAGCACTGGCAAGCGACTCTGGCATTACCAGCTCGTCCACCACGACGTATGGGATCGGGACCCACCTGCACCCCCCAACTTGCTGTCGATAGTCCAGAACGGTAAACGTATTGATGCCGTTGCGCAAATTACCAAGCAAGGGTATGTGTTTGTTTTTGATCGGGTCACGGGAAAACCGCTCTATCCAATTCACGAACAGGTGGTTCCTGGTGAGGTGGTGGTCGGGGAACAGGTCAGTGTAACGCAGCCAATTCCAACCAAACCTTACTTCACGCGTCAATCGTTTACCGAGAAAGATTTTAACCCGTTCGTCGCCAATCGTGATTCGCTGGTGAATGTGCTTCAGCGGGCAAATACGGGCTGGGCCTATATTCCCATTATCGATAAGATGACCGTTTTCTTTCCGGGCACCGACGGGGGAGCGCAGTGGGGTGGGGCCGCAACGGACCGACAAGGGATATTGTACGTTCCCGCGAAAGAAATACCCGTTTATACATCGCTGATCAGACGAGAGCAACCGGCGAGGGGAGTTGCCTTAACCGGTGCCAGTCTATACCGTCTTCACTGTGCTGCCTGCCACGGAACCGACCGACGCGGCAATCACGATGGTTCGTATCCGTCACTTATCATGGTTAATAAACGGTTGTCGGATGCGCAGATAAACCAAGTTTTGCTAAAAGGCCGCGCCATGATGCCTTCTTTTTCGCACTTGCCCGACGCCGAACGAAAAGCAATTATTGATTTCTTAACCGACAAAGTAAAGCAATCGACGGTAAGCAGTACGCAGAAAACAGGTGTTCCGTACCAGCACACCGGCTACAACCGGTGGTACGATGCCAACGGCTATCCGGTCAGTACACCGCCCTGGGGAACGCTGACGGCCATCGACCTGAACACGGGCGAACGCCGTTGGCAAGTGCCGCTGGGCGAATATCCGGCTTTGACCAAACGAGGTATCCCCATCACCGGAACGGATAACTACGGTGGACCGCTCGTTACGGCGGGCGATTTAGTGTTTATCGCAGCCAGTCGTGATGAGCAATTTCGGGCGTTCGACCGGACGACTGGCAAGCAGTTATGGCAGGTGCAACTGCCTGCTGCGGGGTATGCGTCACCCAGCACTTACGCCGTTAACGGCAGACAATATGTGGTTATAGCCTGCGGGGGTGGTAAGCTCAACACCAAATCGGGAGACAACTACGTATCCTTTGCCTTACCATAA
- a CDS encoding gluconokinase — translation MNCLLGVDLGTTNVKILAVNTHDWNIIAHTSLPLATLSSQPGYAEQDPEAVWQAVRQGLSEVVIGAKRKQIHIDGVSFSAGMHSLLAVDADGKPLTNALLWSDNRAEPQADELHTTQAALGDDIYAHTGTPIHPMIPLCKLAWFRKNQPDLLKQAAKFISLKEYVWWKLTARYDIDYSIATATGLFDEEKRTWYQPALDFAGIRPEQLSEPQATTFSVVYDHDQPGVAKTALPKGVRLYPGASDGCLANLGAGCIEPGITTITIGTSGAVRQTVNKPQRDPHGRLFCYYLDQRNGTPYYVVGGPSNNGANVLQWLSEKLMQQETETVLAEAETVPAGSDDLLFLPYLHGERAPIWNASARGAYLNVDYRHTRAHFIRAALEGVMFNLLSIEQLLAEQAGPTREIYANGGFAQSTFWVQMMADIFGVPVRLNDSNESSAMGAVLLISDLNAPLEKIAEDVQFGQTFNPDAARHTQYKQVFERWTSALQKQ, via the coding sequence ATGAATTGTCTGCTCGGCGTGGATCTCGGTACCACCAACGTCAAAATCCTCGCTGTAAATACCCACGACTGGAATATCATTGCGCATACGTCGTTGCCGCTGGCGACACTGTCATCCCAACCGGGCTACGCCGAACAGGACCCTGAAGCGGTGTGGCAGGCTGTTCGGCAGGGATTGAGCGAAGTCGTGATCGGTGCTAAACGAAAACAGATCCATATTGATGGGGTTAGCTTTAGTGCTGGTATGCATAGTTTGCTGGCTGTCGATGCCGATGGCAAACCGCTGACGAATGCACTGCTCTGGTCCGACAATCGGGCGGAACCACAGGCCGATGAGCTTCATACAACTCAGGCTGCGCTGGGCGACGATATCTACGCCCATACCGGTACGCCGATTCACCCGATGATTCCGCTCTGCAAGTTGGCGTGGTTCCGGAAAAATCAACCAGATTTGCTGAAACAGGCTGCCAAATTCATCTCGCTCAAAGAGTATGTCTGGTGGAAACTGACGGCTCGTTATGATATCGACTACTCGATTGCTACAGCTACGGGCCTATTTGACGAAGAAAAGCGAACCTGGTATCAACCGGCTCTCGACTTTGCGGGGATTCGTCCTGAACAGCTTTCGGAGCCACAAGCCACCACGTTTTCGGTAGTGTATGATCATGACCAGCCGGGCGTTGCAAAAACTGCTTTACCGAAGGGGGTTCGCTTATATCCGGGAGCGTCGGACGGGTGTCTAGCGAATCTGGGGGCTGGCTGTATTGAGCCGGGAATCACAACAATCACGATTGGCACGAGTGGAGCCGTTCGGCAAACGGTCAACAAACCCCAGCGCGATCCGCACGGACGACTGTTCTGCTACTACCTCGATCAGCGGAATGGGACGCCTTACTATGTGGTGGGGGGACCGAGCAACAACGGGGCTAACGTATTACAATGGTTGTCGGAGAAGTTGATGCAGCAGGAAACGGAAACGGTTTTGGCGGAAGCCGAAACGGTCCCGGCGGGTTCTGACGATTTGCTATTTTTACCCTATCTACACGGCGAACGGGCGCCTATCTGGAATGCGTCTGCGCGTGGAGCTTATCTGAACGTCGATTACCGACATACGCGAGCGCATTTTATTCGCGCAGCGCTGGAAGGAGTCATGTTCAATTTGTTGAGTATTGAGCAATTATTAGCCGAACAGGCTGGCCCAACCCGAGAAATTTACGCAAACGGTGGTTTCGCTCAGTCAACGTTCTGGGTACAGATGATGGCCGATATATTTGGCGTTCCCGTCCGGCTCAACGACAGCAATGAAAGCAGCGCCATGGGAGCTGTTCTCCTCATTTCCGATTTGAATGCACCGCTGGAAAAAATAGCCGAAGACGTGCAGTTTGGACAGACATTTAATCCCGACGCAGCTAGGCATACCCAGTATAAACAGGTATTCGAACGTTGGACGAGCGCCTTACAAAAACAATGA
- a CDS encoding M20 family metallo-hydrolase, whose amino-acid sequence MSELTAQDSKQTSLTVKALSLLKQLIATQSFSREEEQTAVLIETFFREQHIAFERLKNNIWAKNRHFDEQKPTILLNSHHDTVKPNKSWTLDPFSPLERDGKLFGLGSNDAGGCLVSLLATFAYFYDQPNMAYNLVMAASAEEEISGRDGLELLLPELPPISFAIVGEPTEMQLAIAEKGLLVLDCIAHGVSGHAARNEGDNAIYKAINDINWLTTYEFPNVSPTLGPVKLSVTIINAGTQHNVVPDVCTFTIDARVTEQYTLEEVIQTIQNNIQSEVKPRSIRLKPSSIPADHPIVLAGIALGRYTYGSPTTSDQAVLNCPSLKCGPGHSGRSHSADEFIYLREIEEGVDGYIRMLSQVL is encoded by the coding sequence ATGTCGGAACTTACTGCACAGGATTCCAAACAAACATCGCTCACCGTCAAGGCTTTGTCGTTGCTCAAACAGTTGATCGCAACGCAATCTTTCAGTCGCGAGGAAGAACAGACAGCTGTACTCATCGAAACTTTCTTTCGTGAACAGCATATAGCGTTCGAGCGGCTAAAAAACAATATCTGGGCTAAAAACCGCCACTTCGACGAACAGAAGCCAACGATATTGCTTAACTCTCACCACGATACCGTTAAACCAAATAAATCCTGGACCCTGGACCCTTTCAGTCCACTAGAGCGAGACGGTAAATTGTTTGGCCTCGGTTCCAACGATGCGGGCGGTTGTCTGGTTTCGCTCCTGGCAACGTTTGCCTACTTCTACGATCAGCCCAACATGGCCTATAACCTGGTGATGGCGGCTTCGGCGGAAGAAGAAATATCGGGTCGCGATGGGCTGGAATTGTTACTCCCCGAATTACCACCAATCTCTTTTGCCATTGTGGGAGAGCCGACCGAGATGCAGCTGGCAATTGCCGAAAAAGGACTGCTGGTGCTTGACTGTATCGCGCACGGTGTCAGTGGACACGCGGCTCGCAACGAAGGGGATAATGCAATCTACAAAGCCATCAACGATATTAACTGGCTAACAACCTACGAGTTTCCGAACGTGTCGCCAACGCTGGGGCCCGTCAAACTGTCGGTGACAATCATCAACGCCGGAACGCAGCATAACGTCGTGCCGGATGTATGCACGTTTACGATTGATGCGCGCGTAACGGAGCAGTACACGCTGGAAGAAGTCATTCAAACCATTCAAAATAATATTCAATCTGAAGTGAAGCCGCGCTCGATCCGGCTCAAACCTTCCAGCATTCCAGCCGATCACCCGATTGTACTAGCCGGTATTGCGCTGGGACGGTATACCTACGGGTCTCCAACTACCTCGGATCAGGCGGTCCTGAACTGTCCGTCGCTAAAATGCGGACCTGGACATTCGGGCCGGTCGCATTCAGCCGACGAATTTATTTATCTCCGTGAAATCGAAGAGGGCGTCGATGGGTACATACGAATGCTTAGTCAGGTGCTTTAA
- a CDS encoding tetratricopeptide repeat protein, with product MLELTATAVFVGYIIYLRYYADQRTNAEKEAEQLQEGIALYTNGQFGQALDYFNRTLVTQPRSAVAYLYRARCYRAMGNSSAALADLSQGKSYDDTIADLHLESGQIHAEQQDYKAAFLDFDKAIFHSHGEQAEPFRSRGLARRHLGEEAEAQQDITRAAQIEQQRQTQPSIAPTAKATFFDRKLALNAGLTLMISLILLYIIKKSPVIHWPYLWAAMSAVGIGFIEPRKGWVLALFQVFVILLGYYVIVGPSESSTHREVETFSLFGSVGLTFAGSLIGSVLKKAQV from the coding sequence ATGCTTGAATTAACAGCCACAGCGGTATTTGTTGGTTATATTATCTACCTCCGCTACTACGCTGATCAACGAACGAATGCCGAGAAAGAAGCCGAGCAGTTACAGGAAGGCATTGCCCTGTACACGAATGGGCAGTTTGGTCAGGCGTTGGACTATTTTAACCGCACTCTCGTCACCCAACCTAGATCGGCGGTCGCGTACCTGTACCGGGCTCGTTGCTATCGGGCTATGGGTAATTCGTCGGCGGCCTTAGCTGACCTGAGTCAAGGAAAAAGTTACGATGATACCATTGCTGACTTACATCTCGAAAGCGGTCAGATTCACGCCGAACAACAGGATTACAAAGCTGCTTTTCTGGATTTCGACAAAGCTATTTTTCATTCGCACGGTGAGCAGGCCGAACCGTTTCGAAGCCGTGGGCTGGCTCGTCGGCATCTAGGGGAAGAGGCCGAAGCGCAGCAGGATATAACCAGAGCCGCCCAGATTGAACAACAAAGACAAACGCAGCCATCTATTGCACCAACGGCTAAAGCAACCTTCTTCGACCGAAAACTAGCGCTAAATGCTGGCCTGACCCTTATGATTAGTCTGATTCTGTTATACATCATTAAAAAGAGTCCGGTCATTCACTGGCCCTATTTGTGGGCAGCCATGTCGGCGGTGGGCATCGGCTTTATAGAACCTCGCAAAGGCTGGGTACTGGCTCTATTTCAAGTGTTCGTCATTCTACTTGGCTACTATGTAATCGTCGGGCCTAGCGAATCCAGTACACATCGGGAGGTCGAAACGTTTAGTTTGTTTGGGTCGGTCGGACTGACCTTTGCCGGTAGCCTGATTGGGAGCGTACTGAAAAAAGCACAGGTCTAG
- a CDS encoding ROK family protein, whose product MQDNVVFSVIDAKKNKLKRAIITELYRSESRTIAQLSSRLHTSIPSTTSLIEELSVTHWVQGIGTGTAHYGRKPSLFALDATQHVTVVVDINVHDTKLLVFNLANQVVFRLDVALRLDKSPALLKILAEPLEQLAQRIKAKQLQVIGVGAVLPGLVNPWEAINHTYPSINCSDQPLDQLLQRIFDAPVYLINDTKATIFGEHRFGLAQDKRHVLSINIDWGIGLGVITNGEILQGSAGFAGELGHIQMKTDGELCSCGKVGCLETLASASSLIRRARAGLEEGRVSLLTELDPEDIDIESIIAKANAGDAFSIDLLNDVGSALGKALSTTVHLFNPELIIVNGVLAKAEKSITRPIEQAIDKYCLPNYRDNLSIELSKLGEMAKFYGTQAYVIQNLLERELIP is encoded by the coding sequence ATGCAGGATAACGTTGTCTTTTCCGTCATAGATGCGAAAAAGAATAAGCTCAAACGAGCGATTATCACGGAATTATACCGTTCTGAATCGCGTACAATCGCTCAATTGTCCAGTCGGCTACACACCAGCATTCCATCAACTACATCGCTGATTGAAGAGTTAAGCGTTACGCATTGGGTACAGGGAATCGGAACCGGAACGGCACATTACGGCAGAAAACCATCGCTGTTTGCGCTCGACGCTACGCAGCACGTTACGGTTGTTGTCGATATTAATGTTCACGACACAAAGTTACTGGTGTTCAATCTGGCTAATCAGGTCGTGTTCCGGCTGGATGTGGCGTTACGCCTTGACAAATCACCTGCGTTGCTGAAGATATTAGCCGAACCCTTGGAGCAACTCGCGCAACGCATCAAAGCTAAGCAGCTTCAGGTGATTGGCGTTGGAGCCGTATTACCCGGTCTGGTAAACCCCTGGGAGGCAATTAACCATACGTATCCGAGTATAAACTGTTCGGATCAGCCGCTGGACCAGTTGCTGCAACGAATTTTCGACGCGCCTGTTTATCTCATCAATGATACAAAAGCCACTATTTTTGGTGAGCATCGTTTTGGGTTGGCGCAGGACAAACGGCATGTTTTGTCGATCAACATCGATTGGGGAATCGGCCTGGGCGTTATTACCAACGGCGAAATTTTGCAGGGGTCGGCGGGTTTTGCCGGTGAACTGGGGCATATTCAGATGAAGACGGATGGCGAACTGTGCAGTTGTGGTAAAGTCGGCTGTCTGGAAACGCTGGCGTCTGCTTCATCGCTGATTCGGCGGGCCAGGGCTGGTTTGGAAGAAGGAAGAGTGTCACTGCTGACCGAACTCGATCCGGAAGACATCGATATTGAAAGCATCATCGCCAAAGCAAATGCCGGAGACGCTTTTTCTATTGACCTGCTGAACGATGTGGGCAGTGCTTTAGGAAAAGCCTTATCAACCACGGTTCATTTGTTTAACCCGGAACTGATCATTGTAAACGGCGTACTGGCTAAAGCCGAAAAATCAATCACGCGTCCCATCGAACAGGCCATTGATAAGTACTGTCTGCCGAACTACCGCGATAACCTCTCCATTGAATTGTCCAAACTTGGCGAAATGGCCAAATTCTACGGAACGCAGGCGTACGTCATCCAGAATTTATTGGAGCGCGAGTTGATCCCCTAG
- a CDS encoding type I phosphomannose isomerase catalytic subunit, with product MLYPLTFETIFKDKIWGGQKIKTVLGKDFSPLPNCGETWEVSDVEGNVSIVKEGTLQGKSLRDLVEQYKGELVGAHVYEKYGNRFPLLIKFIDANDDLSIQVHPNDELAEKRHSGFGKTEMWYIMQADEGAKLNSGFNREITKEEYVKVVADNTIQDILNIEPAKPGDVFFLPAGRVHYIGKGLLLAEIQQTSDTTYRIYDFDRVDATTGQKRELHTDLAVDAIDYHHYDHYKTQYEQKLNESVNTVVSDYFVTNVLNFDEEVEHDYTHIDSFVVLICVSGSLTIEAKGGYRVPLKMGQCALIPASVDNVTLVPDGSMTVLETYVP from the coding sequence ATGCTGTATCCGCTTACATTCGAAACTATTTTTAAAGATAAAATCTGGGGTGGTCAGAAGATAAAAACCGTCTTGGGTAAAGATTTTTCGCCCCTGCCCAACTGCGGTGAAACCTGGGAAGTATCTGACGTGGAAGGCAATGTTTCCATCGTAAAAGAAGGAACCTTACAGGGTAAATCACTCCGCGATCTGGTGGAGCAATACAAGGGCGAACTGGTTGGCGCGCATGTCTACGAGAAATATGGCAATCGGTTTCCCCTGCTGATCAAGTTTATCGACGCTAATGATGACCTGTCGATTCAGGTTCACCCCAACGACGAACTAGCCGAAAAGCGGCACAGTGGATTCGGCAAGACAGAGATGTGGTACATCATGCAGGCCGACGAAGGAGCAAAGCTAAATTCGGGCTTTAATCGGGAGATAACGAAAGAAGAATACGTCAAAGTAGTAGCCGACAACACAATTCAGGATATCCTGAACATTGAACCCGCTAAGCCCGGCGACGTATTTTTTCTGCCAGCTGGCCGCGTTCACTACATCGGAAAAGGACTTTTGCTAGCTGAGATTCAGCAGACTTCTGACACAACCTACCGGATTTATGATTTCGACCGCGTTGATGCAACGACGGGGCAGAAACGTGAACTACATACTGACCTGGCCGTTGACGCCATCGATTATCACCACTACGATCATTACAAGACTCAATACGAGCAGAAGCTAAACGAGAGCGTCAATACAGTCGTTAGTGATTACTTCGTGACGAACGTGCTCAATTTTGACGAAGAAGTTGAACACGATTACACGCACATCGATTCGTTTGTGGTGCTTATTTGCGTGAGTGGCTCATTAACGATTGAAGCTAAAGGCGGCTATCGGGTTCCGCTCAAAATGGGTCAATGCGCCCTTATTCCAGCTTCGGTGGATAATGTTACGCTTGTTCCGGACGGCTCAATGACCGTTCTGGAGACGTATGTGCCGTAG
- a CDS encoding S1 family peptidase — translation MFVDAIERIDSFTRPLHSIVRLYGHDAIVPGSATLFFVNELGCAVTCKHVAELVAKADAIYHNYRDFQGARRDVLREKNAAQRISQLELTFKLQSETIIRVRNSFISCVDQYKELTIDMHPTQDLALLRFKGYNRLLYGSYATFLGDTSRVKPGRSLCRLGYPFPEFTNFRYNPALDDIEWTTEGRVTSPRFPIDGIVTRLLSENGDITGIEMSTPGLRGQSGGPLFDTNGLIYGMQSATRHLHLGFDIEDREVLVNGRKSRVSNYPFLNVGQCVHVDVIKAFLRERGVKYYEA, via the coding sequence ATGTTTGTTGACGCCATTGAGCGCATTGATTCGTTTACCCGCCCTCTTCATTCCATTGTTCGGCTGTATGGGCATGACGCAATAGTACCGGGCAGCGCTACCTTATTTTTTGTTAACGAACTAGGTTGTGCCGTTACGTGCAAACACGTTGCCGAACTCGTAGCAAAGGCTGACGCTATCTATCACAACTACCGCGATTTTCAGGGCGCTCGTCGGGATGTGCTGCGCGAAAAAAATGCAGCACAGCGCATTAGCCAGCTAGAACTGACGTTTAAGCTCCAATCCGAAACGATTATTCGGGTTCGTAATAGTTTCATAAGCTGTGTCGATCAATACAAAGAACTCACCATCGACATGCACCCAACCCAGGACCTGGCCCTGCTCCGGTTTAAAGGGTACAATCGCTTGCTGTACGGCTCGTATGCTACATTTTTGGGGGATACAAGTCGCGTAAAACCCGGTCGTAGCCTGTGTCGGCTCGGGTATCCATTTCCTGAGTTTACCAATTTTCGCTACAATCCAGCCCTCGACGACATCGAATGGACAACCGAAGGCCGGGTTACGTCACCTCGCTTCCCCATCGACGGTATTGTAACCCGGTTGCTTAGCGAAAACGGCGATATTACCGGAATAGAGATGAGTACGCCCGGTTTACGGGGGCAGAGTGGAGGTCCATTATTCGACACCAACGGCTTGATTTACGGTATGCAATCGGCTACGCGTCACCTGCACCTCGGCTTTGATATTGAAGATCGGGAGGTGCTGGTCAATGGGCGTAAAAGTCGAGTTTCCAATTATCCGTTTCTGAACGTCGGGCAGTGTGTTCATGTCGATGTAATCAAAGCGTTTTTAAGGGAGCGGGGAGTAAAGTATTACGAAGCGTAA
- a CDS encoding DUF937 domain-containing protein codes for MAIHLLSYLKDQFTPGVIDQLSTELNETPASTLKAVTGSLPVLLGALTQRVQTTGGATSMISFLDKGDYGNTPLEVAQVTDSHQETVETSSAARAFLDKIFDDKLTGTTDLISSYSGVKKESALTILELAGSILMGTLGRQEQENGLTAHSLTTLLKGQASDFKTALPSGLDAAGSLLGFNDLVTPSGPPTEVQGTDNFSGTVINPNIPKSDEGDRRRENVRWLRWAMFAIAALVIALLVQKCSQNQNGVDGVSTDSTSRVESNAAEDTSAATKRSIEDANGQAADSTAPGALGIRDSTDSK; via the coding sequence ATGGCTATTCACTTATTATCTTACCTGAAAGATCAGTTTACGCCCGGCGTAATCGATCAGCTTAGTACTGAACTAAACGAAACACCAGCGAGTACGCTGAAAGCCGTAACTGGTTCGCTACCCGTACTACTAGGTGCTTTAACCCAACGTGTCCAGACGACGGGGGGCGCAACCTCAATGATTAGTTTCCTCGATAAAGGAGATTATGGCAACACACCCCTTGAGGTAGCCCAGGTAACCGATTCGCATCAGGAGACGGTTGAAACCTCGTCGGCCGCCCGTGCGTTTCTGGACAAGATCTTTGACGATAAACTAACCGGCACTACCGACCTTATCAGTTCATACAGTGGTGTGAAAAAAGAATCTGCGCTTACAATTCTTGAATTGGCCGGTTCTATCCTGATGGGTACGCTGGGTCGGCAGGAACAGGAAAATGGGCTTACTGCGCATAGTCTGACGACGCTGTTGAAAGGGCAGGCTTCCGACTTCAAAACTGCGCTACCAAGTGGGTTGGATGCCGCAGGAAGTTTACTTGGTTTCAACGACCTGGTAACGCCCAGCGGTCCACCGACTGAAGTACAAGGCACCGATAATTTCAGCGGTACCGTCATCAACCCAAATATACCGAAGAGCGACGAAGGCGACCGGCGACGGGAGAATGTTCGCTGGCTACGCTGGGCTATGTTCGCGATTGCCGCCTTAGTGATTGCGCTGCTGGTGCAGAAATGCAGTCAGAATCAAAACGGAGTAGATGGCGTCAGTACTGACTCGACCTCACGCGTTGAATCAAATGCGGCAGAAGACACATCAGCCGCTACAAAGCGGAGTATTGAAGACGCCAATGGACAGGCTGCTGATTCAACGGCTCCCGGTGCATTGGGTATACGAGACTCAACGGACTCAAAATAG